A genomic stretch from Halichoerus grypus chromosome 5, mHalGry1.hap1.1, whole genome shotgun sequence includes:
- the DIRAS3 gene encoding GTP-binding protein Di-Ras3 encodes MGNNCFGFKKWLIQRLRPLPTLLIVPALMPQSKSKDYRVVVLGDAGVGKSARVQKWVRGHFRDAYLPTIEDTDCQVLSSKHGVGALRSTDTTGSHRYPGLQRLAIARGPAFILVYSGAKKQTLEELKPFYELIRKVKGNTLQKYPIVLVGNECQESHWESPVSDRATCACALEWHCAFLETSAKMDSSVQELFRTLPNHEKKPATCLRHPQKKSQIPKTAEKLLSKCIIM; translated from the coding sequence ATGGGCAATAACTGCTTTGGCTTTAAGAAATGGCTGATTCAGCGGCTGCGTCCTCTGCCCACCCTGCTTATCGTCCCTGCCCTCATGCCCCAGAGCAAGAGCAAAGACTACCGCGTCGTGGTGCTTGGCGACGCTGGCGTGGGCAAGAGCGCGCGGGTGCAGAAGTGGGTGCGTGGCCACTTCCGCGATGCGTACCTGCCAACCATCGAAGATACCGACTGCCAGGTGCTGAGCTCCAAGCACGGTGTCGGGGCGCTGCGCAGCACCGACACCACGGGCAGCCACCGCTACCCGGGTCTGCAGCGCCTCGCCATTGCCAGGGGCCCTGCTTTCATCCTGGTTTACTCAGGCGCCAAGAAGCAAACCCTGGAGGAGCTGAAGCCTTTCTATGAGCTGATCCGCAAAGTCAAAGGCAACACCTTGCAGAAGTACCCTATCGTGCTGGTGGGCAACGAATGCCAAGAAAGCCACTGGGAGTCGCCGGTAAGTGACCGCGCCACATGCGCCTGCGCGTTGGAGTGGCATTGCGCCTTCTTGGAGACCTCCGCTAAGATGGATAGCAGTGTGCAGGAGCTATTTCGCACGCTGCCGAACCACGAGAAGAAGCCTGCCACCTGCCTCCGCCATCCCCAGAAGAAATCCCAGATACCCAAGACCGCGGAGAAGCTGCTTAGCAAGTGCATCATCATGTGA